A window of Brachybacterium fresconis contains these coding sequences:
- a CDS encoding DUF6912 family protein translates to MRIYLPLATEDRVALESSAARLELAARRAAWGVHAEALRDRPGQDVEDLEYDALQDAVHIAYRIGAADQRALVIAADVPDAAVEVAGEDGGAFGVVTVAPTQARIASFHVTELDAAAADADDTDPALLWFDASEGGAALAFLDDAAEA, encoded by the coding sequence ATGAGGATCTATCTGCCGCTGGCCACCGAGGATCGCGTCGCCCTGGAGTCCTCCGCTGCGCGGCTGGAACTGGCAGCGCGGCGGGCGGCCTGGGGCGTGCACGCCGAGGCGCTCCGTGACCGTCCCGGCCAGGACGTGGAGGATCTGGAATACGACGCGCTGCAGGATGCCGTGCACATCGCCTACCGGATCGGCGCTGCCGATCAGCGAGCCCTCGTCATCGCCGCCGACGTCCCGGATGCCGCTGTCGAGGTCGCCGGGGAGGACGGTGGTGCTTTCGGAGTCGTCACCGTCGCACCGACGCAGGCGCGGATCGCCAGTTTCCACGTGACCGAGCTCGACGCCGCAGCGGCCGATGCCGATGACACCGACCCCGCACTGCTGTGGTTCGACGCCTCCGAGGGCGGCGCCGCTCTGGCCTTCCTCGACGACGCGGCAGAGGCCTGA
- a CDS encoding sensor histidine kinase — MPSLSKFLADARALTEKEADWLQHLVGDWNLVSDLLRSDLVLWIQSADGPQAVAHCRPATGSTVYYEDPVGNLLEADTDSEIPALLEGAEPFGEPTPIEREGREATGLLVPVRKNGSTLAVLAAESPISDGIRSTNEIRQHQLGVRVLRMLQAGAFPIEGAPIPPRRGAPRVGDGVVELDGGGVVQWASPNALSAFHRFGVEGDMEGITLAELSTEVLQTRSPVDESLPLVLMGRAAWRSDMQARGGTLSLRAVPLTEKEQRTGAIILVRDVTELRRRERELITKDATIREVHHRVKNNLQTVAALLRMQSRRMKSDEARDALSEAMRRVSTIALVHESLLQGSEEAVHFDDVIDRCLRLAVDAASATVHRAGAPRLTESQVEVRTEKFGRVGSIRAEEATPLALVVTELATNAVEHGLSETGGTLSVRSERKGSHLVINIEDDGEGMGAAKPTGLGTNIALTLVQGQLGGTLTWQDSPDGGTRAVVDVHLDPLTL, encoded by the coding sequence ATGCCGAGCCTGTCCAAGTTCCTCGCCGACGCCCGCGCCCTGACCGAGAAGGAGGCCGATTGGCTCCAGCACCTCGTCGGGGACTGGAACCTCGTCTCCGATCTGCTCCGATCGGATCTGGTGCTGTGGATCCAGAGCGCGGACGGTCCGCAGGCCGTGGCCCACTGCCGACCCGCGACCGGCTCCACCGTCTACTACGAGGATCCGGTCGGGAACCTGCTCGAGGCCGATACGGACTCCGAGATCCCCGCCCTGCTCGAGGGGGCGGAGCCCTTCGGCGAGCCCACCCCGATCGAGCGCGAGGGCCGGGAGGCCACCGGCCTGCTGGTGCCGGTCCGCAAGAACGGCAGCACGCTGGCGGTGCTGGCGGCGGAGAGCCCGATCAGCGACGGGATCCGCTCGACGAACGAGATCCGACAGCATCAGCTCGGCGTGCGCGTGCTGCGCATGCTGCAGGCAGGGGCCTTCCCGATCGAGGGCGCGCCCATCCCGCCCCGCCGCGGCGCCCCCCGGGTCGGAGACGGCGTCGTCGAGCTCGACGGCGGCGGGGTCGTCCAGTGGGCCTCGCCCAACGCGCTGTCCGCCTTCCATCGCTTCGGCGTCGAGGGCGACATGGAGGGCATCACCCTGGCCGAGCTGTCCACCGAGGTGCTGCAGACGCGCAGCCCGGTGGACGAGTCCCTGCCCCTGGTGCTCATGGGGCGCGCCGCCTGGCGCTCCGACATGCAGGCCCGCGGGGGAACGCTGTCTCTGCGCGCCGTGCCGCTGACCGAGAAGGAGCAGCGCACCGGCGCGATCATCCTGGTGCGCGACGTGACGGAGCTGCGCCGCCGGGAACGGGAGCTGATCACCAAGGATGCGACCATCCGCGAGGTCCACCACCGGGTCAAGAACAATCTCCAGACGGTCGCGGCACTGCTGAGGATGCAGTCGCGACGGATGAAGTCCGACGAGGCGCGTGATGCGCTCAGCGAGGCCATGCGCCGGGTCTCGACGATCGCCCTGGTGCACGAGTCCCTGCTGCAGGGCTCGGAGGAGGCCGTCCACTTCGACGACGTGATCGATCGCTGCCTGCGCCTGGCGGTGGACGCCGCCAGCGCCACCGTGCACCGGGCCGGAGCGCCCCGGCTCACCGAGTCCCAGGTGGAGGTGCGCACCGAGAAGTTCGGCCGGGTGGGGTCGATCCGGGCAGAGGAAGCGACCCCGCTCGCCCTGGTGGTCACGGAGCTGGCCACGAACGCCGTGGAGCACGGGCTCTCGGAGACCGGTGGCACCCTGAGCGTCCGCAGCGAGCGGAAGGGTTCGCATCTGGTCATCAACATCGAGGACGACGGCGAGGGGATGGGAGCGGCCAAGCCGACCGGTCTGGGCACGAATATCGCGCTCACGCTGGTGCAGGGTCAGCTGGGCGGGACCCTGACCTGGCAGGACTCTCCCGACGGGGGGACGCGGGCGGTGGTCGACGTGCACCTGGACCCGCTCACGCTCTGA
- a CDS encoding helix-turn-helix transcriptional regulator, with amino-acid sequence MTPRFVPLSDVAEMLSISASQAYALVRSGELRAIKVGGRGQWRVEVSEIESYIERSYAATARILEHERALERQKADGKR; translated from the coding sequence ATGACGCCTCGCTTCGTGCCGTTGTCCGATGTCGCCGAGATGCTGTCGATCTCGGCGTCACAGGCGTATGCACTGGTCCGGTCCGGTGAGCTGCGAGCCATCAAGGTCGGAGGACGCGGCCAGTGGCGGGTCGAGGTCTCCGAGATCGAGTCCTACATCGAGCGCAGCTATGCGGCGACGGCCCGGATCCTCGAGCATGAACGTGCCCTCGAGCGCCAGAAGGCCGACGGGAAGCGCTAG
- a CDS encoding Rv3235 family protein has protein sequence MTTTGQRPAPTSDAPENLSLHDPRVVERMVAPVARRAVEIVRDMRPENALSRIVTPEVGTLLSRRAALTRRLRASTGYAPPQRLLVSGVRTCIVNEHTVEASCVLREPDRARFLAMRWELRHSGWRVTVLEIG, from the coding sequence ATGACCACCACCGGCCAGCGGCCCGCCCCGACCAGCGACGCCCCCGAGAACCTGTCCCTGCACGACCCCCGCGTGGTCGAGCGGATGGTCGCCCCGGTGGCGCGCCGTGCCGTGGAGATCGTGCGTGACATGCGACCGGAGAACGCGCTGTCGCGGATCGTCACGCCCGAGGTCGGCACCTTGCTGTCCCGGCGCGCGGCGCTGACCCGGCGGCTGCGGGCGTCGACCGGCTACGCACCGCCGCAGCGTCTGCTGGTCAGCGGCGTGCGCACCTGCATCGTCAACGAGCACACCGTCGAGGCGAGCTGTGTGCTGCGCGAACCCGATCGCGCCCGCTTCCTGGCGATGCGCTGGGAGCTGCGTCACTCCGGCTGGCGGGTGACCGTCCTGGAGATCGGCTGA
- a CDS encoding SAF domain-containing protein: MAGTAPVMRLRRPRWKDPRLIVGIILVVASVLMGALLVSRLAATVPVLVVRSPVVPGDVIDPDDLATVQMRLGEQEDLYVGTVEAIPEGAVATSAIQAGELLPLSAVGQASDVPLRPIVIPVDTTVAESVAPGAKVELWHTGPAPEDGGTGQAELLVSEGIVRHIDEGSSLGMRSMSVEVLVPRDDLAAVLQVLAQEERLDVIGVPGAYGVTP, from the coding sequence GTGGCGGGGACTGCACCGGTGATGAGGCTGCGTCGGCCACGATGGAAGGATCCCCGGCTGATCGTCGGCATCATCCTGGTGGTGGCCAGCGTGCTGATGGGCGCCCTGCTGGTCTCCCGCCTGGCCGCCACCGTGCCCGTGCTGGTCGTGCGCAGCCCTGTCGTCCCGGGTGACGTGATCGATCCCGACGACCTGGCGACGGTCCAGATGCGTCTGGGTGAGCAGGAGGACCTCTACGTCGGCACGGTCGAGGCCATCCCGGAGGGAGCAGTCGCCACCAGCGCGATCCAGGCCGGCGAACTGCTGCCGCTGTCCGCCGTCGGCCAGGCCTCGGACGTTCCGCTGCGACCGATCGTCATCCCTGTGGACACGACCGTCGCCGAGTCCGTGGCGCCGGGGGCGAAGGTCGAGCTCTGGCACACGGGTCCCGCCCCGGAGGACGGCGGCACGGGGCAGGCCGAGCTGCTGGTCTCCGAGGGCATCGTCCGGCACATCGACGAGGGGAGCTCGCTGGGGATGCGTTCCATGTCCGTCGAGGTGCTGGTGCCCCGTGACGACCTGGCCGCCGTCCTGCAGGTGCTCGCCCAGGAGGAGCGGCTCGATGTGATCGGCGTGCCCGGAGCGTACGGGGTCACCCCGTGA
- a CDS encoding ABC transporter permease produces the protein MARRTPLKLTPLRRHLAAVLTIALSCAFVTIMVLAGNLMQASLASQASQQYDGADLEISRPLTDEQFSSERPLPAPEIDGAEQTWPLLTNYLQLTSEADGGSAFLSAAMLPPSATAEQALTDGELPSAADEVVLDTAAAEALEVSLGDTVTLAADVSPTGQEASFTVTGLAPTAEGSVFGGTPRVLVTDADAAALLGPTEGTLTETWLASVPEGTDPATVAEAASSGDVTVRSVEEAEQEATSELTQGSAALGMMLGVFVVIALFTSAVVIANTFAVTIAQRTRSLALLRTLGATRGQVRRVVLRESLLVGVLGAVAGLVSGHLLVQAALAVADAVGWLDGLMIVPVGLWSVLLPVIAGVVITLAASLAPMRAATRVAPLQALRPEPPSQRRGLGARGVIGIVAVVLGVLALVGGTLLAVQDAPSLGVLLAMAGGVVSFTGVLLVLIVLTRPLSSLIGRIMGRFGGLPARVASANVARNPRRSAATISALLIGTTLMTMMAVGARTAEETLTSELDSRRPIDLIVSAEEMPEDGVDQIAGIEGMDGAQPAARTDIDVGTTEPMTLYGTSPDAVRETSHRPGMADELEDGIVLLGSERAERFGVTDGQTLRVEGADGSPQELRVQIDANLAMSLVTPATLEQIAGDGATPVVLGDFADPGTAERGDLDAMTLVNTITEQTATSGWSEVSTDVGGAEREMYGQILDILLGIVVALLAVAVVVALVGVANTLSLGVVERTSENALLRALGTTRRQMRAMLGWEGVLLAVVGAVLGIVIGSGYGVLGINALLGSTYPVTVTIPWGQVGLVLLLAILAGGAASVLPGRAAARTAPAAALAGGE, from the coding sequence ATGGCGCGCCGCACCCCGCTGAAGCTCACCCCGCTGCGCCGCCACCTCGCGGCCGTCCTGACCATCGCGCTGTCCTGCGCCTTCGTCACCATCATGGTGCTGGCCGGCAATCTCATGCAGGCCTCGTTGGCCTCCCAGGCCAGCCAGCAGTACGACGGGGCCGATCTCGAGATCTCTCGCCCCCTGACCGATGAGCAGTTCTCCTCCGAGCGGCCTCTTCCAGCTCCCGAGATCGACGGCGCCGAGCAGACCTGGCCGCTGCTGACCAACTACCTGCAGCTGACCTCCGAGGCGGACGGTGGCAGCGCATTCCTCTCGGCGGCCATGCTCCCGCCCTCGGCCACGGCCGAGCAGGCCCTGACCGACGGCGAGCTGCCCTCGGCGGCCGACGAGGTCGTGCTCGACACGGCCGCCGCCGAGGCTCTCGAGGTCTCCCTCGGGGACACCGTCACCCTGGCGGCGGACGTCTCCCCCACCGGTCAGGAGGCGAGCTTCACCGTCACCGGCCTCGCCCCCACCGCCGAGGGATCCGTCTTCGGCGGCACCCCCCGCGTGCTGGTCACCGACGCCGACGCGGCCGCGCTGCTGGGCCCCACCGAGGGCACGCTGACCGAGACCTGGCTGGCCTCTGTCCCGGAGGGCACCGATCCGGCCACCGTGGCCGAGGCCGCGAGCAGCGGTGACGTCACCGTGCGCAGCGTCGAGGAGGCCGAGCAGGAGGCGACCTCCGAGCTCACCCAGGGCTCCGCCGCCCTGGGGATGATGCTCGGCGTGTTCGTGGTGATCGCCCTGTTCACCAGCGCCGTGGTCATCGCCAACACCTTCGCGGTCACCATCGCCCAGCGCACCCGATCCCTCGCCCTGCTGCGCACGCTGGGGGCCACTCGCGGCCAGGTGCGCCGCGTCGTGCTGCGGGAGTCCCTGCTGGTCGGCGTGCTCGGCGCCGTCGCCGGCCTGGTCAGCGGTCATCTGCTGGTCCAGGCCGCCCTGGCCGTGGCCGATGCCGTGGGCTGGCTCGACGGGCTGATGATCGTCCCGGTCGGCCTGTGGTCGGTGCTGCTGCCGGTGATCGCCGGGGTGGTCATCACCCTGGCAGCGAGCCTGGCCCCGATGCGCGCGGCCACCCGGGTGGCACCGCTGCAGGCGCTGCGGCCCGAGCCGCCCTCGCAGCGCCGCGGGCTCGGCGCCCGCGGCGTGATCGGCATCGTGGCCGTCGTGCTCGGTGTCCTCGCCCTGGTCGGCGGCACCCTGCTGGCCGTGCAGGACGCGCCCTCGCTCGGAGTCCTGCTGGCGATGGCCGGGGGCGTGGTCAGCTTCACCGGCGTGCTGCTGGTGCTGATCGTCCTGACCCGCCCGCTGTCCTCCCTGATCGGCCGGATCATGGGCCGCTTCGGAGGACTCCCGGCGAGGGTGGCCAGCGCCAACGTCGCCCGGAATCCCCGGCGCAGCGCCGCCACGATCTCGGCCCTGCTCATCGGCACCACGCTGATGACGATGATGGCCGTCGGCGCGCGCACTGCCGAGGAGACGCTGACCTCGGAGCTCGATTCCCGTCGTCCGATCGACCTCATCGTCAGTGCCGAGGAGATGCCCGAGGACGGGGTCGATCAGATCGCCGGGATCGAGGGCATGGACGGGGCTCAGCCCGCCGCCCGCACGGACATCGACGTCGGAACCACCGAGCCGATGACGCTGTACGGCACATCCCCCGACGCCGTGCGTGAGACCTCCCACCGGCCCGGCATGGCCGACGAGCTCGAGGACGGCATCGTGCTGCTGGGGTCCGAGCGGGCCGAGCGGTTCGGCGTCACGGACGGGCAGACCCTGAGGGTCGAAGGTGCCGACGGGAGCCCGCAGGAGCTGCGGGTCCAGATCGACGCCAATCTGGCGATGTCCCTGGTCACCCCCGCCACCCTCGAGCAGATCGCCGGGGACGGGGCCACCCCCGTGGTCCTGGGTGACTTCGCTGATCCGGGCACCGCCGAGCGCGGGGACCTCGACGCCATGACCCTGGTCAACACGATCACCGAACAGACCGCCACGTCGGGCTGGTCCGAGGTCAGCACCGACGTCGGCGGCGCCGAACGCGAGATGTACGGGCAGATCCTCGACATCCTGCTGGGCATCGTTGTGGCCCTGCTCGCGGTCGCCGTGGTGGTCGCGCTGGTGGGGGTGGCCAACACCCTCAGCCTCGGTGTCGTCGAACGAACCTCGGAGAACGCCCTGCTGCGGGCGCTGGGCACCACGCGGCGCCAGATGCGGGCCATGCTCGGCTGGGAAGGCGTTCTGCTCGCCGTGGTCGGAGCCGTGCTCGGCATCGTGATCGGCAGCGGGTACGGGGTGCTCGGCATCAATGCTCTGCTGGGGTCCACCTACCCGGTCACGGTCACCATCCCCTGGGGCCAGGTCGGCCTGGTGCTGCTGCTCGCGATCCTCGCCGGGGGCGCGGCCTCGGTCCTGCCCGGTCGGGCCGCAGCCCGCACCGCGCCGGCGGCCGCGCTGGCCGGCGGTGAGTGA
- a CDS encoding WhiB family transcriptional regulator — translation MDWRHRAECLNHDPELFFPIGNTGPAITQIQEAKAVCQKCDVMTACLKFALESGQDSGVWGGLSEDERRSLKRRNARARRAS, via the coding sequence ATGGACTGGCGCCACCGTGCCGAGTGCCTCAACCATGATCCCGAGCTGTTCTTCCCGATCGGGAACACCGGACCGGCGATCACGCAGATCCAGGAGGCGAAGGCGGTGTGCCAGAAGTGCGACGTCATGACTGCATGCCTCAAGTTCGCCCTCGAGTCCGGTCAGGATTCTGGCGTCTGGGGAGGTCTTTCCGAGGACGAGCGTCGCTCCCTGAAGCGGCGCAACGCGCGCGCCCGCCGCGCCAGCTGA
- a CDS encoding AAA family ATPase, translating into MIDIVLCASGSDEVRIVHDLAQDRSRRARVVRRCADLAETLAVSAAGIGDVVLIDVSVRGLGREPLATMMREVAVVGLRSEDAPEQTTLGLRRVLPAGSSIEEILTAISAAVTSDVEDATAWVQEPTDAAPEPRGRLVAVWGPTGAPGRSTIAMNLAAEAALAGRETVLVDADTYGPSQSQMLGVLDETPGLVAACRAHDRDTLDEDALESLLPLAQPRLHLLSGIGVPARWAEVRRTSMDGVWQALSRRGGLTVADVGAVLEEDEELSYDTAAPQRNAATISALENADAVLAVVGADPVSITRLLRDHSRLEDLGVHELHVVVNRVGSPVPADRVRELVGSRLPASSLHVLPDDPVACRTAAWDGALLAESAPRSPLRKGLRELSRSPVLLGPGESAPGTAEASAPGDAARSG; encoded by the coding sequence GTGATCGACATCGTCCTGTGCGCCTCCGGCAGCGATGAGGTGCGCATCGTCCATGATCTCGCGCAGGACCGCAGTCGCAGGGCCCGGGTGGTGCGTCGTTGCGCGGATCTCGCCGAGACCCTGGCGGTGAGCGCGGCAGGCATCGGAGATGTCGTCCTGATCGACGTCTCCGTCCGGGGGCTCGGCCGGGAGCCGCTCGCCACGATGATGCGCGAGGTCGCGGTGGTGGGGCTGCGCTCCGAGGACGCCCCGGAGCAGACCACCCTGGGGCTGCGGCGCGTCCTGCCCGCCGGCTCATCGATCGAGGAGATCCTCACGGCGATCTCCGCCGCCGTCACCTCTGACGTCGAGGACGCCACGGCCTGGGTGCAGGAGCCCACCGACGCAGCCCCCGAGCCGCGCGGACGGCTGGTCGCGGTCTGGGGGCCGACCGGTGCCCCCGGCCGATCGACGATCGCGATGAACCTTGCCGCCGAAGCGGCGCTGGCCGGACGGGAGACGGTCCTGGTGGACGCCGACACCTACGGTCCCTCGCAGAGCCAGATGCTGGGAGTGCTCGACGAGACCCCGGGCTTGGTCGCCGCGTGCCGCGCCCACGATCGCGACACCCTCGACGAGGACGCGCTGGAATCGCTGCTCCCGCTCGCCCAGCCGCGTCTGCACCTGCTCAGCGGGATCGGCGTCCCGGCGCGCTGGGCGGAGGTGCGGCGCACCTCGATGGACGGGGTCTGGCAGGCGCTCTCGCGCCGGGGCGGGCTCACCGTCGCCGATGTCGGGGCCGTGCTCGAGGAGGATGAGGAGCTCAGCTACGACACGGCCGCGCCCCAGCGCAATGCGGCGACGATCAGCGCGCTCGAGAACGCCGACGCGGTCCTGGCCGTGGTCGGTGCGGATCCGGTGAGCATCACTCGTCTCCTGCGCGACCACTCCCGGCTCGAGGACCTCGGCGTGCACGAGCTGCACGTGGTGGTCAACCGGGTGGGATCTCCGGTCCCCGCGGACAGGGTGCGCGAGCTCGTCGGCTCCCGCCTGCCGGCGTCCTCCCTCCACGTGCTGCCGGACGATCCCGTCGCCTGCCGGACCGCGGCCTGGGACGGTGCTCTGCTGGCGGAGTCCGCGCCGCGCTCGCCGCTGCGCAAAGGGCTGCGGGAGCTCTCCCGATCCCCGGTGCTGCTCGGGCCGGGGGAGTCCGCCCCGGGCACGGCGGAAGCCTCGGCCCCCGGGGACGCTGCGCGGTCCGGGTGA
- a CDS encoding DUF2505 domain-containing protein produces the protein MKLRETLTLPLSARTAATMYADQEYTAIRRETLKATSASSQVDGDPVGSFTVRTELVMPTDKVPDIARRFVGSSVTIRETQTWSAPEPDGSRRGTMDLEVVGTPAGLTGTVRLAPTGEMTSSVDIDGDLVAKVPLLGPRLEKAAVPYVSTVLRAEEKSAAAYADRADD, from the coding sequence ATGAAGCTCCGCGAGACGTTGACCCTGCCGCTGTCGGCGCGCACCGCCGCGACGATGTACGCCGATCAGGAGTACACGGCGATCCGTCGCGAGACCCTGAAGGCGACCAGCGCGTCCTCCCAGGTCGACGGCGACCCCGTCGGCTCTTTCACGGTGCGGACCGAACTCGTGATGCCGACGGACAAGGTCCCCGACATCGCGCGTCGATTCGTCGGCTCCTCCGTCACGATCCGGGAGACGCAGACGTGGTCCGCTCCCGAGCCCGATGGCAGCCGCAGGGGCACGATGGATCTCGAAGTGGTCGGGACCCCGGCCGGGCTGACGGGAACCGTACGGCTCGCCCCCACCGGGGAGATGACCAGCAGCGTCGACATCGACGGTGACCTGGTGGCCAAGGTTCCGCTGCTGGGCCCCCGACTCGAGAAGGCTGCGGTGCCCTACGTCTCCACGGTGCTGCGCGCCGAAGAGAAGTCCGCCGCGGCCTACGCGGACCGCGCCGACGACTGA
- a CDS encoding LysM peptidoglycan-binding domain-containing protein has protein sequence MGSDDETAATPATRPASAALSAMLAAGGALAMSSALTALRQTATQGVGENALIAAVLMTIAGLGLVLCGYLTLIWSLATVALFAGPASRVGVAVLLALRVLAPRMARRVVLGAAVATTATGLVLVPATAADAGADADDGQTPRPTSVSSQLVPSAPSDAAPSNPDIDPEPEAEAPSSSGDEDGGSRQLPPLGWGGRHSPGDTAPSGVDAADEAGGPDTEPTDLPAPADTGAAPSTPPRTVVVQPGDTLWSITDDLLGPAPDDPSEIASAWPTLHEANHRVIGQDPDHLEPGQELIVPASLSPQEQ, from the coding sequence ATGGGGTCCGACGACGAGACCGCGGCGACGCCGGCAACCCGCCCGGCGTCCGCGGCACTGAGCGCGATGCTCGCAGCCGGCGGGGCGCTGGCGATGTCGAGCGCGCTGACCGCCCTGCGGCAGACGGCCACCCAGGGCGTGGGCGAGAACGCCCTGATCGCCGCGGTGCTGATGACGATCGCCGGCCTCGGCCTGGTGCTCTGCGGGTATCTCACCCTGATCTGGTCGCTGGCCACCGTGGCTCTCTTCGCCGGGCCCGCGAGCCGCGTCGGCGTCGCCGTGCTCCTCGCCCTGCGGGTGCTCGCGCCTCGGATGGCGCGACGCGTGGTGCTCGGTGCCGCCGTGGCCACCACCGCCACCGGGCTCGTGCTCGTCCCGGCCACCGCCGCCGACGCAGGGGCCGATGCCGACGACGGACAGACCCCGCGGCCGACCTCGGTGTCCTCGCAGCTCGTCCCCTCAGCGCCCTCGGACGCGGCGCCGTCGAACCCCGATATCGACCCCGAGCCCGAGGCCGAGGCTCCCTCCTCGAGCGGCGACGAGGACGGTGGTTCCCGGCAGCTGCCTCCGCTGGGATGGGGCGGCAGGCACTCACCGGGCGACACTGCGCCCTCGGGCGTCGACGCCGCAGACGAGGCAGGTGGCCCGGACACCGAACCGACGGATCTCCCGGCGCCCGCCGACACGGGCGCAGCGCCCTCGACGCCCCCGCGCACCGTCGTGGTGCAGCCCGGGGACACCCTCTGGAGCATCACCGACGACCTGCTCGGTCCTGCCCCGGACGACCCGTCCGAGATCGCGTCGGCCTGGCCGACGCTCCATGAGGCCAACCACCGGGTCATCGGACAGGATCCCGACCACCTCGAACCCGGGCAGGAGCTGATCGTGCCCGCATCCCTTTCCCCTCAGGAGCAGTGA
- a CDS encoding response regulator produces the protein MTDPLDRPLRIALVDDQPLVRAGFAMVIDSQQDMEVVVQAADGAAAVQDLRARTVDVVLMDVRMPRMDGIEATQRILEQAPEGRAPKIVVLTTFDIDEYVVSAIRAGASGFLLKDAQPEDLLGAIRTVHRGDAVIAPSATRRLLARVVATPEPQEQDTSPLDALTEREREVLSLMGRGCSNQEIGARLFVAEATVKTHVGRVLAKLGARDRVQAVIIAFETGLVAPGAD, from the coding sequence ATGACCGATCCACTCGACCGTCCCCTGCGCATCGCTCTGGTCGACGACCAGCCGCTCGTGCGCGCCGGCTTCGCGATGGTGATCGACTCGCAGCAGGACATGGAGGTCGTCGTGCAGGCGGCCGACGGCGCCGCCGCCGTGCAGGACCTGCGCGCCCGCACCGTCGACGTCGTGCTCATGGACGTGCGGATGCCGCGGATGGACGGCATCGAGGCCACGCAGCGCATCCTCGAGCAGGCCCCGGAGGGCCGCGCCCCGAAGATCGTGGTGCTGACCACCTTCGACATCGACGAGTACGTCGTCTCGGCGATCCGTGCCGGAGCCAGCGGGTTCCTGCTCAAGGATGCCCAGCCCGAGGACCTGCTCGGCGCGATCCGCACCGTCCATCGCGGGGACGCCGTGATCGCCCCGTCGGCCACCCGTCGCCTGCTCGCCCGTGTGGTCGCGACCCCCGAGCCGCAGGAGCAGGACACCTCGCCCCTGGACGCCCTCACCGAGCGGGAGCGGGAGGTGCTCTCGCTGATGGGCCGCGGCTGCTCGAACCAGGAGATCGGGGCCCGGCTCTTCGTCGCCGAGGCGACCGTGAAGACGCATGTGGGGCGCGTGCTGGCCAAACTCGGCGCGCGCGACCGGGTCCAGGCCGTGATCATCGCCTTCGAGACCGGGCTGGTCGCCCCCGGTGCCGACTGA
- a CDS encoding ABC transporter ATP-binding protein, producing MTAQPVPAPPATAEATSPAIVARGVTRTYGTGAGTVTALDAVDLDIARGAFTAIMGPSGSGKSTLLHTLAGLDVVDDGSIRIDGTEITDLGDDALTRLRRERVGFVFQSFNLLPMLSAEQNILLPLELAGRRVDRAWLETITTAFGLTDRLDHLPSQLSGGQVQRVAIARALVTSPAVVFADEPTGNLDSRTTEEVLDFLRLSVDEFGQTVVMVTHEREAAERADRIVSLADGRLAADEDLRGRH from the coding sequence ATGACAGCCCAGCCCGTCCCCGCTCCACCCGCCACCGCGGAGGCCACCTCCCCCGCCATCGTCGCCCGCGGCGTGACCCGCACCTACGGCACCGGCGCCGGGACCGTCACCGCCCTGGACGCGGTGGACCTCGACATCGCCCGCGGGGCGTTCACCGCGATCATGGGCCCCTCCGGCTCCGGCAAGTCCACCCTCCTGCACACCCTGGCCGGCCTCGACGTCGTCGACGACGGCTCGATCCGCATCGACGGCACCGAGATCACCGACCTCGGCGACGACGCCTTGACGCGCCTGCGCCGGGAGCGGGTCGGCTTCGTGTTCCAGTCCTTCAACCTGCTGCCGATGCTCAGCGCCGAGCAGAACATCCTGCTGCCGCTCGAGCTCGCCGGCAGACGCGTGGACCGCGCCTGGCTGGAGACCATCACCACCGCCTTCGGCCTGACCGACCGCCTCGATCATCTGCCCTCGCAGCTCTCGGGCGGGCAGGTCCAGCGTGTCGCCATCGCCCGGGCCCTGGTCACCTCTCCCGCGGTCGTCTTCGCCGACGAGCCCACCGGCAACCTCGACTCCCGCACCACCGAGGAGGTGCTGGACTTCCTGCGACTGTCCGTGGACGAGTTCGGCCAGACGGTCGTCATGGTCACCCATGAGCGCGAGGCCGCCGAGCGCGCGGACCGGATCGTCTCCCTGGCCGACGGCCGTCTGGCCGCCGACGAGGATCTGCGGGGCCGGCACTGA